A region of Jannaschia sp. W003 DNA encodes the following proteins:
- a CDS encoding sugar transferase codes for MYATPHPVDADRTPGPGWYRMGGKRVLDLAGVALLAPVALPLVALLALPTALWGGGAPLFTQSRVGRGGRPFRMWKLRTMVPGADAALERHLRADPAARREWDLYQKLRHDPRVTPVGAVLRRFSLDELPQLWNVLRGDMSLVGPRPMLASQQGLYPDRAYYRLRPGITGAWQVSDRGRGTFADRARHDAAYERALGLRTDAAILLATTGAVLRATGT; via the coding sequence ATGTACGCGACCCCGCACCCCGTCGACGCGGACCGGACCCCGGGTCCGGGATGGTACCGGATGGGCGGGAAGCGGGTCCTCGACCTCGCGGGCGTCGCGCTGCTCGCGCCGGTGGCGCTGCCCCTCGTGGCGCTGCTGGCCCTGCCGACGGCGCTCTGGGGGGGCGGGGCGCCGCTCTTCACGCAGAGCCGCGTGGGCCGGGGCGGGCGCCCGTTCCGCATGTGGAAGCTGCGCACCATGGTGCCGGGCGCCGACGCGGCGCTGGAGCGCCACCTGCGCGCGGACCCGGCGGCGCGGCGGGAGTGGGACCTCTACCAGAAGCTCCGGCACGACCCGCGCGTCACCCCCGTCGGCGCCGTGCTGCGACGCTTCTCGCTCGACGAGCTGCCGCAGCTCTGGAACGTGCTGCGCGGCGACATGAGCCTCGTGGGGCCGCGGCCGATGCTCGCGTCCCAGCAGGGCCTCTACCCGGACCGCGCCTACTACCGCCTGCGCCCCGGCATCACCGGGGCCTGGCAGGTCTCGGACCGGGGCCGCGGCACCTTCGCCGACCGCGCCCGCCACGACGCCGCCTACGAGCGCGCCCTGGGGCTCCGCACCGACGCGGCGATCCTCCTCGCCACCACCGGCGCGGTGCTGCGCGCGACCGGCACCTGA
- a CDS encoding ExeA family protein, whose amino-acid sequence MSDAIDHLMRSRGLRTRPFGSAPETRAGAIHASPAHGRARAVLDYGILSRASMLLLTGGTGCGKTTLAGEIAAGAGDAALAVGTVSGLRGRTGALMDFVLDAFAIEPPEGGGAAAAESAFAAHLVARYAEGRRTLLIVDDAHSLRDDEIETLAALTHVNTAEDELVQVLLVGDTALRARLDAPRLAHVAGRMGVTAHLAPMEIADCVAYLRHRIAFAGGPEDLFTDRALRDVALAAGGVPRAANLLAEIVLVLGPDREGAPIGARMVERAVADGLVLLPGAAADPVAAPAAAA is encoded by the coding sequence ATGAGCGACGCGATCGACCACTTGATGCGGAGCCGCGGCCTCCGGACGCGGCCCTTCGGCTCCGCCCCCGAGACCCGCGCCGGCGCGATCCACGCCTCGCCCGCCCACGGGCGCGCCCGCGCCGTGCTGGACTACGGCATCCTGTCGCGCGCCTCGATGCTGCTGCTGACGGGCGGCACGGGCTGCGGCAAGACCACGCTCGCGGGAGAGATCGCCGCCGGGGCCGGCGACGCCGCGCTCGCGGTAGGAACGGTGTCGGGCCTTCGGGGCCGCACCGGCGCGCTCATGGACTTCGTGCTCGACGCCTTCGCGATCGAGCCGCCCGAGGGCGGCGGCGCCGCCGCCGCCGAGAGTGCCTTCGCCGCCCATCTCGTGGCCCGCTACGCCGAGGGACGCCGCACCCTCCTGATCGTGGACGACGCCCACTCCCTGCGCGACGACGAGATCGAAACGCTCGCCGCGCTGACCCACGTGAACACCGCCGAGGACGAGCTGGTGCAGGTGCTGCTGGTCGGCGACACGGCGCTGCGCGCGCGCCTCGATGCCCCGCGCCTCGCCCACGTCGCCGGGCGCATGGGCGTGACCGCGCACCTCGCGCCGATGGAGATCGCGGACTGCGTGGCCTACCTGCGCCACCGTATCGCCTTCGCGGGCGGCCCCGAGGACCTCTTCACCGACCGCGCGCTCCGGGACGTGGCCCTGGCCGCGGGCGGCGTGCCGCGTGCCGCCAACCTCCTCGCCGAGATCGTGCTGGTGCTCGGCCCCGACCGCGAGGGCGCGCCCATCGGCGCGCGCATGGTGGAACGCGCCGTGGCCGACGGCCTCGTGCTCCTGCCCGGCGCCGCCGCGGACCCCGTGGCCGCCCCGGCGGCGGCGGCCTGA